A window from Gopherus flavomarginatus isolate rGopFla2 chromosome 4, rGopFla2.mat.asm, whole genome shotgun sequence encodes these proteins:
- the EFHC1 gene encoding EF-hand domain-containing protein 1 — protein sequence MSAHPVQGLPLLPGSAFSDPTKSAFHRSQTLGYRNGFAYSRLPTVGIGRERLYVNQLSQAELDELSNKRPTLTYGQAKQAPPSDFIPAHVAFDKKVLKFDAYFQEDVPISTEEHFRIRQVGIYYYLEDDSMSVMEPIVENSGIPQGKLIKRQQIPKNDRGDHYHWKDLNRGMNITIYGKTFRIVDCDPFTQVFLESQGIELNPPEKMIFDPYTELRKMPMRMYVTPSSFDQLKQFLTFDRQVLRFYAMWDDTENMFGENRPFLIHYYLADDTVEVRELHERNDGRDPFPVLIRRQRLPKSFVDKMKTFPRCVLEISNQEVLEWYTVKDFAVGKPITLLGRSFFIYDCDEFTRQFYHEKFGITDFQPVDVKKKAPEEVPQIIPPYNGYGFLEDSLQNCFSLLPQPPRKNFIKMLENDHKVLRYQVALESPNPEERKRRFILSYFLSTDMISIYEPPVRNSGIIGGKYLGKTKVPKPGSTTDNPVYYEPADLTIGATVEVFGHRFIISDADEYVLNYMESNAESFPARTLQSLRDHFASRRTAVQAAESQSAAGTGRQELEELVKQVQEQLKHHNYLSNSSMREAFLHHDKDGSGFLDKAEFFALCNRFNLPVSDALVNKLISLCSHGENQISYHDFIRAFSC from the exons ATGAGCGCCCATCCCGTGCAggggctgcccctgctgccgGGCAGCGCCTTCAGCGACCCCACG AAATCGGCTTTCCATCGCTCCCAGACACTGGGCTATAGGAATGGCTTTGCCTATTCACGGCTACCAACGGTGGGGATAGGCAGGGAGCGACTCTATGTGAACCAGCTCTCCCAGGCTGAATTAGATGAACTGTCCAACAAGAGACCCACGCTGACCTACGGGCAAGCCAAGCAGGCCCCACCTTCTGACTTCATTCCAGCACACGTGGCTTTTGACAAAAAG GTGTTGAAGTTTGATGCCTATTTCCAGGAAGATGTTCCTATATCCACAGAAGAGCATTTCCGGATCCGCCAAGTGGGTATTTATTACTACTTGGAGGATGACAGCATGTCTGTCATGGAGCCCATCGTGGAGAACTCGGGTATTCCTCAGGGCAAGCTCATCAAACGCCAGCAGATTCCCAAGAATGACCGCGGGGACCATTACCACTGGAAAGACCTGAATCGGGGCATGAACATCACCATCTATGGAAAGACTTTCCGCATAGTCGACTGTGACCCGTTCACACAG GTATTTCTGGAGAGCCAAGGAATTGAACTGAACCCTCCTGAGAAAATGATTTTCGATCCATACACGGAGCTCCGAAAGATGCCCATGCGCATGTACGTCACACCGTCAAGCTTCGACCAGCTCAAACAGTTTCTGACCTTTGACAGGCAG GTCCTTCGCTTCTATGCCATGTGGGATGACACCGAGAACATGTTTGGCGAGAACCGGCCTTTCCTCATCCATTATTACCTGGCTGACGACACGGTGGAGGTTCGAGAACTCCACGAACGCAACGATGGCAGGGACCCTTTCCCGGTGCTGATCAGACGCCAGCGCTTGCCCAAAAGCTTTGTGGACAAGATGA aaaccttcccccGCTGCGTGCTGGAGATCTCCAATCAGGAGGTGCTGGAGTGGTACACGGTCAAAGATTTTGCAGTTGGCAAGCCCATCACCCTCCTGGGTCGCAGCTTCTTCATCTATGATTGTGATGAGTTCACAAGACAGTTCTATCACGAGAAGTTTGGCATCACTGACTTCCAGCCGGTGGATGTAAAGAAGAAGGCACCAGAGGAAGTGCCACAG ATCATTCCTCCCTACAATGGTTATGGCTTCCTGGAAGACTCCCTGCAGAACTGCTTCTCTCTACTGCCGCAGCCCCCCAGGAAAAACTTTATTAAGATGCTAGAGAACGACCACAAGGTGCTGCGCTATCAGGTTGCACTG GAATCGCCAAACCCTGAGGAGAGAAAGCGCCGGTTCATCCTCTCCTATTTCCTCTCCACTGACATGATCAGCATCTATGAGCCACCTGTCCGCAATTCAGGCATCATTGGAGGCAAATACTTAGGAAAGACCAAAGTCCCCAAGCCAGGCTCCACTACAGATAACCCCGTTTACTACGAGCCAGCAGACCTCACCATCGGTGCCACGGTTGAAG TGTTTGGCCACAGGTTTATCATCAGCGATGCTGACGAGTACGTCTTGAATTACATGGAAAGCAATGCCGAGAGTTTCCCTGCAAGAACGCTGCAGTCTCTGCGAGATCACTTTGCCTCTCGCCGAACGGCAGTGCAGGCAGCTGAGAG CCAGTCAGCAGCGGGAACAGGCAggcaggaactggaggagctagtGAAGCAGGTTCAGGAGCAGCTGAAGCACCATAACTACTTGAGTAACAGCAGCATGCGGGAAGCGTTCCTTCACCATGACAAGGATGGCTCCGGATTCCTCGACAAAGCTGAGTTCTTTGCCCTCTGCAACCGCTTCAACCTGCCGGTCAGCGACGCCCTGGTTAACAAG CTAATCAGCCTGTGTTCGCATGGGGAGAACCAGATCAGTTACCATGACTTCATCAGAGCATTCTCCTGCTGA